One window from the genome of Malacoplasma penetrans HF-2 encodes:
- a CDS encoding iron-containing alcohol dehydrogenase, which yields MSSVFLKSKYFFGKGAIFEAKDELASKKYKKALILYGGGSVKTNGSFNDLITLLKEINLRYVEFGGIEPNPKTDTVYKAILFARENKVDVIFAIGGGSVIDSSKVIGALTANPHLNDVWEYCLDTSKLVNPSIDIIAITTLAGTASENNSGSVISNSKTNEKYGVFTPSAVPVCAIEDPTYTFTVNKWQTASGIFDCFSHLTEQYLGTGTFGWTKNYLFANLKTLLKYAKTAVDDPTNYEARSNVLWTTTMALTQLAYFQCESTDWAVHTIEHSFSGRWDITHGAGLAFVTPTYWKLRSEKDSWFKDKIVEFGKEIFGVNGFDATIEYLVNWIKSIYLPTNWSQFSEIKEITEKDIDFLVEHSFKFNFAPHISKDFFRKVITELAKIK from the coding sequence ATGAGTAGTGTATTTTTAAAATCAAAATATTTTTTTGGTAAAGGTGCAATCTTTGAGGCAAAAGATGAATTAGCAAGTAAAAAATATAAAAAAGCTTTAATTTTATATGGTGGAGGATCAGTTAAAACTAATGGTAGTTTTAATGATCTCATCACTTTACTTAAAGAAATCAATTTACGATATGTTGAGTTTGGTGGTATTGAACCAAATCCAAAAACTGATACTGTTTATAAAGCAATATTATTTGCTAGAGAAAATAAAGTTGATGTTATTTTTGCAATAGGTGGTGGAAGTGTAATTGATTCTTCTAAAGTTATAGGAGCTTTAACTGCAAATCCACATCTTAATGATGTTTGAGAATATTGTTTAGATACTAGTAAATTAGTTAATCCAAGTATTGATATTATAGCTATTACTACACTTGCTGGAACTGCAAGTGAAAACAATTCTGGTAGTGTTATTAGTAATTCTAAAACTAATGAAAAATATGGGGTATTTACACCAAGTGCTGTTCCTGTTTGTGCAATAGAAGATCCAACATATACTTTTACAGTTAATAAGTGACAAACAGCGAGTGGAATTTTTGATTGTTTTTCACATTTAACAGAACAATATTTAGGAACTGGTACTTTTGGTTGAACTAAGAATTATTTATTTGCAAATTTAAAAACATTATTAAAATATGCTAAAACTGCAGTTGATGATCCAACAAACTATGAGGCTAGAAGTAATGTTTTATGAACAACTACAATGGCTTTAACTCAATTAGCATATTTCCAATGTGAATCAACAGATTGAGCTGTTCATACAATTGAACACTCATTTTCAGGAAGGTGAGATATAACTCATGGTGCAGGTTTAGCATTTGTTACTCCAACTTACTGAAAGTTAAGAAGTGAAAAAGATAGTTGATTTAAAGACAAAATTGTGGAATTTGGTAAAGAAATATTTGGTGTAAATGGATTTGATGCAACAATTGAATATTTAGTAAATTGAATTAAATCAATTTATTTACCAACTAACTGAAGCCAATTTAGTGAAATTAAAGAAATTACAGAAAAAGATATTGATTTCTTGGTTGAGCACTCTTTTAAATTTAATTTTGCTCCACATATTAGTAAAGACTTCTTTAGAAAGGTTATTACTGAATTAGCAAAAATTAAATAA